One stretch of Francisella sp. LA112445 DNA includes these proteins:
- a CDS encoding bifunctional (p)ppGpp synthetase/guanosine-3',5'-bis(diphosphate) 3'-pyrophosphohydrolase: MFCYYNLNKLISSYLPDEERHKIAKAFIFGADAHETQVRSSGEPYFTHPVAVACILAELRMDVDTVIAALLHDVVEDTEYTAEDISERFGDKVAQLVEGVTKLTQIRHKNKVEQQAENFRKLLLSVTKDVRVIFIKLADRLHNMRTLAPLKPEKKRRVSKETLDVFAPLAHRLGINTLKEQLETLAFEGMHPYRYHILEEKVKKVEKNKEKVFYQVKEALVEKLGDLVTSDDIKSRKKTLYSIYNKMRKKGISFDEIMDMYAYKVIVPNRIDCYVALGKVHELYKPIPQRFKDYIATPKANGYRSIHTVVSGPYNIPLEIQIKTEQMDRQAEYGIAAHWSYKIGEKTDKALQRWLKKISDINVYTASSVEFLENVKADVFNNDVFVFTPQGEIVELPINSTCVDFAYFIHTDIGNKCLSAKVNRKSVPLNYRLKQGDHVEIVTSAVADPNPSWLNFVETGRAKSAIKEFLKQQYKNTDYIKGKELVESRLKSLEVELKEVPNEIIDGALFNYEGIDTINRFYLDTGLGLIDPSNFIEFIVKYFDDMRNSYNKSSISKIQIRYGDDPRIADCCLPLPNDEILGVVNDDGNVEVHRKSCNELYAKLKQEDVKQIEADWFVNSDDDPSFKTRIAITLKNIPGSIAKITATLAREGVDIRTFEMMSVDNKHAKLASIVVVRNRRELYLLIRLIRKLDVCVNVERILNITKD, translated from the coding sequence ATGTTTTGTTACTATAATCTTAATAAGCTTATTTCAAGTTATCTTCCTGATGAAGAAAGACACAAAATAGCAAAAGCTTTTATATTTGGAGCGGATGCTCATGAGACACAAGTGCGAAGCTCAGGAGAGCCATACTTTACTCACCCTGTAGCAGTGGCATGTATATTAGCTGAGCTTAGGATGGATGTTGATACCGTTATTGCAGCATTATTGCATGATGTTGTAGAAGATACAGAGTATACGGCAGAAGATATTTCAGAGCGGTTTGGAGATAAGGTTGCTCAGCTTGTTGAAGGTGTGACAAAACTTACCCAAATTCGCCATAAAAATAAAGTTGAGCAACAAGCAGAAAATTTCCGAAAACTACTTTTATCTGTAACAAAAGATGTTCGAGTTATTTTTATAAAATTGGCTGATAGATTGCATAATATGCGAACTTTAGCTCCTTTGAAGCCTGAGAAGAAAAGAAGAGTCTCTAAAGAAACATTAGATGTGTTTGCACCATTAGCTCATAGATTAGGTATTAACACCTTAAAAGAGCAACTCGAGACGCTTGCATTTGAAGGAATGCATCCTTATAGATATCATATATTAGAAGAAAAAGTTAAAAAAGTAGAAAAGAATAAAGAAAAAGTTTTTTATCAAGTAAAAGAAGCTTTAGTTGAAAAACTAGGTGACCTAGTTACTTCTGATGATATAAAATCTAGAAAGAAAACTTTATATAGTATCTATAATAAAATGCGTAAGAAAGGTATCTCCTTTGATGAGATTATGGATATGTATGCATATAAAGTCATAGTACCTAATAGAATTGATTGTTATGTTGCATTAGGTAAGGTGCATGAGCTATATAAGCCGATTCCTCAAAGATTTAAAGATTATATAGCTACACCAAAAGCAAATGGTTATAGATCAATACATACTGTCGTTTCAGGTCCATATAATATTCCTTTAGAGATACAGATTAAAACTGAGCAAATGGATCGCCAAGCTGAGTACGGTATTGCGGCTCATTGGAGTTATAAGATTGGTGAAAAAACAGATAAAGCCTTACAAAGATGGCTTAAGAAAATTTCTGATATTAACGTTTATACAGCCAGTTCAGTTGAATTTTTGGAAAATGTCAAAGCAGATGTATTTAATAATGATGTTTTTGTCTTTACTCCTCAAGGAGAAATTGTTGAGTTACCTATAAATTCAACCTGTGTTGATTTTGCTTATTTTATACATACAGATATAGGGAATAAGTGTCTTTCTGCAAAGGTAAATAGAAAATCTGTGCCTCTTAATTATAGGCTTAAGCAAGGTGATCATGTTGAAATAGTTACTTCAGCAGTAGCAGATCCAAATCCTAGTTGGTTAAATTTTGTTGAAACAGGTAGGGCTAAGTCTGCCATTAAAGAGTTTTTAAAACAGCAATATAAAAACACAGACTATATAAAAGGTAAAGAACTTGTTGAGAGTCGACTTAAGTCTCTAGAAGTAGAGTTAAAAGAAGTACCAAATGAAATTATAGATGGAGCATTATTTAATTATGAAGGAATTGATACTATAAATCGTTTTTACTTAGATACAGGCTTAGGGTTAATAGATCCAAGTAATTTTATTGAATTTATTGTTAAGTATTTTGATGATATGCGCAATTCATACAACAAATCTTCTATATCTAAAATACAAATTAGATATGGTGATGATCCTCGCATTGCAGATTGTTGTTTACCGTTACCAAATGATGAAATCTTAGGAGTTGTTAATGATGATGGTAATGTTGAAGTGCATAGAAAAAGCTGTAATGAACTATATGCCAAGCTTAAGCAAGAAGATGTTAAGCAGATAGAAGCTGATTGGTTTGTAAATAGTGATGACGATCCAAGTTTTAAAACTCGTATTGCTATCACTCTTAAAAATATACCTGGGTCAATTGCAAAAATTACAGCAACACTTGCTAGAGAGGGTGTTGATATTAGAACCTTTGAAATGATGTCTGTAGATAATAAACATGCAAAATTAGCATCTATTGTGGTTGTTAGGAATAGAAGAGAGCTTTATCTATTAATTCGTTTGATAAGAAAATTAGACGTTTGTGTAAATGTGGAGAGAATCCTTAATATAACTAAAGATTAA
- the pgsW gene encoding poly-gamma-glutamate system protein produces the protein MKTMYWHRKFLSRYIILFLTVFMIISLYIVEGNLVVETKGYTQKLQAAKMADYAFEQTERLFMSKGYLCPRMGDISCTGLIGLSMTEITTDSGDLYAKRSSVNPNMAALFVEWLSQLNLKEGDTVAVQATGSYPALDIAMLSAIKTLKLKPLIIFSAGASQFGANRPDFTWPDIYHNLVEKGIFDYKVLGITLGGSHDNGYGMTPRAILKLNDAIKRNGYEVINIPYKDATNTSVKKRMELYKKAAGENKIKAYINVGGNMASIGLKQIKPKITDKKDDNHKKTSKTNSSEKMIVKLHSFPAGVTKSLPPEYKYVNSVAVNYLKDDVPVVNVRDINSSIIKDYGLAYNPTTVVPPGQGAVFSQKKYNTTLAAILLIIDIALIIFMAFISRKYLISFKTK, from the coding sequence ATGAAAACGATGTATTGGCACCGTAAATTTTTATCACGTTATATAATTTTGTTTTTAACGGTATTTATGATTATTTCATTGTACATAGTTGAAGGAAATTTAGTCGTTGAAACAAAAGGGTACACTCAGAAGTTACAAGCAGCAAAAATGGCAGATTATGCTTTTGAGCAAACTGAAAGGCTATTTATGTCAAAAGGCTATTTATGCCCAAGAATGGGAGATATTTCTTGTACTGGATTAATAGGTCTATCAATGACTGAGATTACTACAGACTCTGGTGACTTGTATGCAAAAAGATCTTCTGTAAATCCTAATATGGCAGCACTTTTTGTTGAATGGTTAAGTCAGCTTAATTTAAAGGAAGGTGATACTGTTGCTGTGCAGGCAACGGGCTCTTATCCAGCATTAGATATAGCAATGCTGTCAGCTATAAAGACATTAAAGTTAAAACCTCTAATTATTTTCTCTGCAGGAGCTTCACAGTTTGGTGCAAATAGACCAGACTTTACTTGGCCAGATATATATCATAATTTAGTTGAGAAAGGGATATTTGACTATAAGGTTTTAGGTATAACTTTAGGAGGTTCTCATGATAATGGTTATGGAATGACTCCAAGAGCGATCTTAAAATTAAATGATGCAATAAAAAGAAATGGTTATGAGGTAATTAATATACCTTATAAAGATGCTACTAATACCTCTGTTAAAAAGCGTATGGAACTTTATAAGAAAGCAGCCGGTGAGAATAAAATTAAAGCTTATATAAACGTTGGCGGTAATATGGCATCTATAGGTCTTAAGCAGATTAAACCTAAAATAACTGATAAAAAAGATGATAATCATAAGAAAACATCAAAAACTAATAGTTCTGAGAAAATGATAGTTAAGTTACATAGTTTCCCTGCTGGAGTTACAAAAAGCTTACCACCTGAGTATAAGTATGTAAATTCTGTTGCAGTGAATTACTTAAAAGATGATGTGCCAGTTGTAAATGTTAGAGATATAAATAGTTCTATAATCAAAGACTATGGTTTAGCATATAATCCAACTACAGTTGTACCTCCTGGGCAAGGCGCTGTTTTCTCGCAGAAAAAATATAATACAACTCTAGCTGCAATACTATTAATAATTGATATTGCTTTAATTATCTTTATGGCATTTATTTCAAGAAAGTATCTAATTTCTTTTAAAACGAAGTAG
- the pgsC gene encoding poly-gamma-glutamate biosynthesis protein PgsC, translating to MDPLTLSIGIGLIVGLVFVSLLGLSTGGMVVPGYFALEMGAPDRVIVTILISIVIFGIVRLMSKFMIIYGRRRIAITVLLSFILGTICNALFSQYLTTSFYSNNLQVIGYIIPGLITLSIDRQGLIETIGSLLIASIVIRLLLIVLIGPQIVGI from the coding sequence ATGGATCCATTAACGCTCTCGATAGGAATTGGTCTAATAGTTGGACTAGTTTTTGTATCACTTTTAGGGTTATCTACAGGTGGTATGGTAGTACCTGGATATTTTGCTTTAGAAATGGGGGCTCCTGATAGGGTTATAGTCACTATTTTAATATCAATAGTAATCTTTGGTATTGTTAGATTGATGTCAAAGTTTATGATTATATACGGTAGAAGAAGGATTGCTATTACAGTACTTTTATCTTTTATATTAGGTACTATATGTAATGCTTTGTTTTCGCAGTATTTAACAACAAGTTTTTACTCTAATAACCTTCAGGTAATAGGATATATTATTCCAGGACTTATAACTTTATCTATAGATAGGCAGGGACTTATTGAAACAATAGGTTCTTTGTTAATAGCTTCAATTGTTATACGTTTATTATTAATAGTTTTAATTGGACCTCAAATAGTAGGAATATAG
- the pgsB gene encoding poly-gamma-glutamate synthase PgsB produces MTNLDFWLIIGVFVILCLYLIIENIIHNISIKSIPIRIHVNGTRGKSSVARLIAAGVRAGGYTTVAKTTGTLARYIDVDGSETPVFRIGFSNIAEQVKIMFKAKRAKADAIIIECMALQPLLQALCELKLIKATHGVLTNARPDHLDVMGPTERDVAKALAGTVPVNSKYFTAEDIHLDFFDYACKDRNTQLIAATADDAEKISDDEINKFVYSEFKINVALALKVTDDLGIPREVALKGMWEATPDPGAMTEYNFDIKDSQMNFANAFAANDPVSTKMLWDKLYEKYRDCEKKVLVVNCRADREDRSKQIAEAILGWEKPDLVTLIGTGTDVFVSFYKKYAKSLGVKATQVIVCEDMKPIEILEKIYATQKAESYMLVGVGNIKDIGMDLVDYCDQSHKSKHDL; encoded by the coding sequence GTGACTAATTTGGATTTTTGGTTGATTATAGGCGTTTTTGTAATTTTATGTTTATATCTAATAATCGAGAATATAATTCATAATATTAGTATTAAAAGTATTCCTATTAGAATCCATGTGAATGGGACTAGGGGTAAATCAAGTGTCGCTAGACTTATTGCTGCTGGAGTGAGAGCTGGTGGATATACTACTGTGGCAAAAACTACAGGAACTTTGGCAAGGTATATCGATGTTGATGGCTCAGAGACACCAGTTTTTAGAATAGGTTTTAGCAATATTGCCGAGCAAGTTAAGATTATGTTCAAGGCAAAGAGGGCAAAGGCAGATGCTATTATAATTGAATGTATGGCATTGCAACCTTTGTTACAAGCTTTATGTGAGCTCAAATTAATAAAAGCGACACATGGTGTACTGACAAATGCACGTCCTGATCATTTAGATGTTATGGGGCCTACTGAAAGAGATGTTGCAAAAGCATTAGCTGGAACAGTTCCTGTTAACTCTAAATATTTTACAGCCGAAGACATTCATTTAGATTTCTTTGATTATGCTTGTAAAGATAGAAATACTCAATTGATAGCAGCAACAGCTGATGATGCTGAAAAGATATCAGATGATGAAATTAATAAATTCGTATATTCAGAGTTTAAGATAAACGTTGCTTTAGCATTAAAAGTTACAGATGATCTTGGTATTCCTAGAGAGGTCGCACTTAAAGGTATGTGGGAAGCAACACCAGATCCTGGAGCGATGACTGAGTATAACTTTGATATTAAAGATTCACAAATGAATTTTGCGAATGCATTTGCTGCAAATGACCCCGTATCTACAAAGATGCTTTGGGATAAACTTTATGAAAAATATAGAGACTGTGAAAAGAAAGTTCTAGTTGTAAATTGTAGAGCAGATAGAGAAGATAGATCTAAACAAATAGCAGAAGCTATTTTAGGCTGGGAGAAGCCTGATTTAGTTACTCTTATAGGTACAGGGACAGATGTATTTGTATCTTTTTATAAAAAATATGCTAAGTCTTTAGGTGTGAAAGCTACGCAAGTTATTGTGTGCGAGGATATGAAGCCTATAGAGATTCTTGAGAAGATTTATGCTACACAAAAGGCCGAATCGTATATGCTAGTTGGAGTAGGTAATATCAAAGATATAGGTATGGATTTAGTAGATTATTGTGATCAAAGTCATAAAAGTAAGCATGATTTATAG
- a CDS encoding MFS transporter, which yields MNKLSKKHIIFASASTIVEWYDFMLFAYLTPIIAHIFFPDINKYTAILMTFGVFAAGFFMGPVGSVVMGSFGDRFGRKKALVVSIVMMIVPMFVITCLPTYSSIGVLAPLVLVIMRLLQGFSIGGSYGGVMVFMIESAKPNRRAFVASFATMSSGTGVFLASLIAMLIFGIFSQETLNLWGWRIGYAIGLILALISLFMRLSIPESYSFEELEKQGEICSKPVREMFKKQTKPLFLAISLSAYANIIYYLILSYLQSHFTELHYSEFDSLAIVTIFSLLFSFSAPLWGLVSDHFGRKPLIKFSILVYLFLSYPSFMIMGQGLFCLIISMIILSVPLMAVWGSYGAFAPELFKTKYRYSGNALSYNIGNSFFGGTIPFIATSLVVLTGSLQAPAWLLIVASIVMIPIVYLMPETR from the coding sequence ATGAATAAACTTTCAAAAAAACATATTATATTTGCTTCAGCTAGTACTATCGTAGAGTGGTATGATTTTATGCTTTTTGCATATTTAACTCCTATTATTGCACATATATTTTTCCCAGATATTAATAAATATACTGCTATATTGATGACTTTTGGAGTTTTTGCTGCAGGATTTTTTATGGGACCTGTTGGAAGTGTTGTGATGGGAAGCTTTGGTGACAGATTTGGCAGAAAGAAAGCTCTAGTTGTGTCAATAGTTATGATGATAGTTCCAATGTTTGTTATTACCTGTTTACCAACGTATAGTAGTATAGGAGTTTTAGCTCCACTTGTATTGGTGATTATGAGGCTGCTTCAAGGTTTTTCTATTGGAGGGTCTTATGGTGGGGTTATGGTTTTTATGATTGAGTCTGCTAAACCTAACCGAAGAGCCTTTGTAGCAAGTTTTGCTACCATGTCATCAGGGACTGGAGTATTTTTAGCATCTCTTATTGCTATGTTGATATTTGGTATATTTAGCCAAGAAACTCTAAATTTATGGGGGTGGAGAATTGGTTATGCTATAGGCCTTATTTTAGCATTGATATCATTATTTATGAGATTATCAATTCCAGAAAGTTATTCTTTTGAAGAGCTCGAAAAACAGGGTGAGATATGTAGCAAACCTGTTAGAGAAATGTTTAAAAAGCAGACAAAACCATTGTTTTTAGCTATTTCATTGTCAGCATATGCTAATATCATTTATTATTTGATCCTTTCATATTTACAATCACACTTTACAGAGTTGCATTATTCTGAATTCGATTCATTAGCTATTGTGACTATTTTTAGTTTACTTTTTTCATTTTCAGCACCTTTATGGGGACTTGTAAGTGATCACTTTGGGAGAAAACCATTAATTAAATTTTCTATACTTGTATATCTCTTTTTATCATATCCAAGCTTTATGATAATGGGGCAAGGACTATTTTGTCTTATCATTTCAATGATAATTTTAAGTGTCCCATTAATGGCTGTTTGGGGATCTTATGGAGCATTTGCGCCTGAATTATTCAAAACAAAGTACCGTTATAGTGGTAATGCTCTAAGCTATAATATTGGTAATTCTTTTTTTGGTGGTACGATACCTTTTATTGCAACATCACTAGTAGTTTTAACAGGAAGTTTGCAAGCACCTGCGTGGCTTTTAATTGTTGCTTCAATAGTTATGATTCCTATAGTTTATTTGATGCCTGAAACGAGATAA
- a CDS encoding isoaspartyl peptidase/L-asparaginase, with protein sequence MQKIIIHGGCGAREDKNTSFGDYHHHLLPIIEKSYEFLKQVDDANQVAVFAAKLLEDDEIFNAGTGSRVQQDGQIRMSASIIDSQNKKFAGVINIQNIKNPIEVANRLMQQHHSVLAAEQATTFAHEVMKLPKYDPMTEKRYQEYLELKKGYTGTIGVVVLDSKGKICAVTSTGGAGFEYPGRVGDSPTVAGNFANEEMGISCTGIGEHILNKAVGAKIATRVKDGMSLSEAVDKSIAESDESGDYVGLIAIDKKGNICSGSTSIAQALYAYADGEKIKTFYDEKIL encoded by the coding sequence ATGCAAAAAATTATAATTCATGGTGGTTGCGGTGCTAGAGAGGATAAAAATACTTCTTTTGGAGATTATCATCACCACTTATTACCAATAATTGAAAAGTCTTATGAGTTTCTTAAGCAGGTTGATGATGCTAATCAAGTAGCAGTATTTGCTGCTAAACTTTTAGAAGATGATGAGATTTTTAATGCTGGTACGGGGTCTAGGGTACAGCAGGATGGTCAAATAAGAATGTCTGCTTCTATTATAGATAGTCAAAATAAGAAATTTGCTGGTGTAATTAATATTCAAAATATTAAAAACCCAATAGAAGTTGCTAATCGTTTAATGCAACAGCATCACAGTGTATTAGCAGCAGAACAAGCCACTACGTTTGCGCATGAGGTTATGAAGCTTCCTAAGTATGATCCTATGACAGAAAAAAGATACCAAGAATATCTTGAACTAAAAAAAGGCTATACTGGAACAATTGGGGTTGTAGTGCTAGATTCTAAAGGAAAAATATGTGCTGTGACTTCAACTGGTGGGGCTGGGTTTGAATATCCTGGTCGTGTAGGGGATAGTCCTACAGTTGCTGGTAACTTTGCAAATGAAGAGATGGGTATATCTTGTACGGGTATTGGCGAGCATATCTTAAATAAAGCTGTAGGAGCTAAAATTGCTACAAGAGTTAAAGATGGCATGTCTTTATCTGAAGCTGTAGATAAATCAATAGCAGAAAGTGATGAGTCAGGTGATTATGTTGGTCTTATAGCAATAGACAAAAAAGGCAATATTTGTTCTGGATCCACATCTATTGCACAGGCATTATATGCTTATGCAGATGGTGAAAAGATAAAAACTTTTTATGATGAAAAAATCTTGTAA
- a CDS encoding cyanophycinase has product MPSKPVKKDHRGFIMPIGGGEDKFASPTVLEKFIELSGGENAKIAVIPTASKLPDTGDIYVDIFTKMGVKDVYNLKIESRLEATTNKEYQDLLSQCTGIFMTGGNQLLLSTTLGGTPIAQFIRRLNAKGVNVAGTSAGAAFISGFMIAGGQAGLMPRCNMVNLAPGLGLTNKLLVDQHFSQRDRLGRLLAALSYNPYMVGVGIDEDTAALLNSDNVIEVVGSGMVTIIDFSHLKHSSLHNARNNAPISLVDIRMHMLLEGQKFDLNTCLVEY; this is encoded by the coding sequence ATGCCTTCTAAACCAGTTAAAAAGGATCATCGTGGATTTATTATGCCTATTGGTGGCGGAGAAGATAAATTTGCCAGTCCTACAGTTTTAGAGAAATTTATAGAGTTATCTGGTGGGGAAAATGCCAAGATAGCCGTTATACCTACAGCATCTAAGTTACCAGATACAGGTGATATATATGTTGATATTTTCACAAAGATGGGTGTAAAAGATGTTTATAACCTAAAGATTGAGTCGCGTCTTGAAGCAACTACTAATAAAGAGTATCAAGATTTACTTTCTCAGTGTACAGGTATATTTATGACTGGGGGTAATCAGTTACTTCTTTCTACAACTCTTGGTGGTACTCCGATAGCCCAGTTTATTCGTAGGCTAAATGCAAAAGGTGTCAATGTTGCTGGCACATCAGCAGGTGCGGCATTTATTTCAGGGTTTATGATTGCTGGAGGTCAAGCTGGACTAATGCCTAGATGCAATATGGTTAACTTAGCACCAGGTCTTGGTTTGACAAATAAGCTCTTAGTTGATCAACACTTTTCACAAAGAGATAGATTAGGTAGGCTTCTTGCAGCACTTTCATATAATCCATATATGGTTGGGGTTGGTATTGATGAAGATACTGCAGCATTATTAAACTCTGATAATGTCATTGAGGTTGTTGGTTCAGGTATGGTGACAATCATTGATTTCTCTCACTTGAAACATTCATCACTACACAATGCTCGCAATAATGCACCGATTAGTTTAGTGGATATTCGTATGCACATGCTATTAGAAGGACAAAAATTTGATCTAAATACCTGTTTAGTTGAATACTAA
- a CDS encoding carbohydrate kinase family protein, with protein sequence MKTLKALTIGGATLDTIIEYEEMFTMNMQKKDTTQSFMLLEEGAKIEVKEHNSFSGGGATNAAVSFKKQGIDVSFFGKIGKDITGEKIAQELKDFGIDISNIRYSNNYGTATSYVIPTLSGDRTIFAYRGANKDILKDDLPSQAIIDSDFIYITSLSKSSAARLPEIVKLASENNTKVAINPGSSQLSVGESFIKDSMFGIDILVLNYQEAQKLMLSLLSSDDQEITASKDRLETTHAEERRDFLNATFRLKDFFKICLDLGVRLIMVTDGANGVYAATRDKIYHSESLRIKNVLNTLGAGDAFSSTFCANIYKGNSIEDSIKFALINASHVIQYSDAKSGLQTSESLEKIKSKMNCGLNKKITITSW encoded by the coding sequence ATGAAAACTCTAAAAGCCCTAACTATTGGTGGCGCGACACTAGATACTATTATCGAATATGAAGAGATGTTCACCATGAACATGCAAAAAAAAGATACCACTCAATCTTTTATGCTACTTGAAGAAGGAGCAAAAATAGAGGTTAAAGAGCATAACTCTTTTTCTGGTGGTGGTGCTACTAATGCTGCTGTTTCTTTCAAAAAGCAAGGTATTGATGTTAGTTTTTTTGGAAAAATCGGTAAAGATATTACTGGCGAAAAAATAGCTCAAGAGCTGAAAGACTTTGGTATTGACATATCAAATATCAGATACTCTAATAACTACGGTACTGCTACTTCTTATGTAATCCCAACACTAAGTGGTGATAGAACAATATTTGCATACAGAGGTGCTAATAAAGATATCTTAAAAGATGATCTACCATCTCAAGCGATTATCGATAGTGACTTTATATATATAACTTCTTTGAGCAAATCTTCAGCAGCTAGACTTCCTGAAATAGTCAAACTTGCATCAGAAAATAATACTAAAGTAGCGATTAATCCTGGTTCAAGTCAACTAAGTGTCGGAGAAAGTTTTATAAAAGATTCAATGTTTGGTATTGATATATTAGTCTTAAACTATCAAGAAGCTCAAAAGCTAATGCTATCACTACTTTCTTCAGATGACCAAGAAATAACTGCATCGAAAGATAGATTAGAAACAACTCATGCCGAAGAAAGAAGAGACTTTCTGAATGCTACCTTTAGATTGAAAGACTTTTTTAAAATATGCTTGGATCTTGGGGTCAGACTAATTATGGTAACTGATGGAGCTAATGGTGTCTATGCAGCAACTAGAGATAAAATATACCATAGTGAGTCATTACGTATTAAAAACGTATTAAATACACTAGGTGCTGGAGATGCATTTAGTTCTACATTCTGCGCAAATATCTACAAAGGAAACAGTATTGAAGATTCTATAAAATTTGCTTTGATTAATGCAAGCCATGTAATCCAGTACTCTGATGCAAAATCTGGCTTACAAACATCTGAAAGCCTAGAAAAAATAAAATCAAAAATGAACTGTGGCTTAAATAAAAAAATTACAATTACTTCCTGGTAG
- a CDS encoding pyrimidine 5'-nucleotidase: MKTYIFDLDNTLYPYNNGLFDSQMARMSEYIKLKLDIADTEKADAIRDELYYEFGSTMLGMMRYHDIEPKEFLDFIDDIEISHFKPNERLNKYINDLRKDNRTYIFTNASNFHTDRVLKQLGLEDSFDGILTIEDTGLISKPKTKYFEIGRDKFDIDFTNAIFFEDSSHNLVPAKHLGMETVLIHADDHKSEANFYDNQEIDYYVKDVESFFEGEYIATRK, translated from the coding sequence ATGAAAACCTACATATTCGACTTAGATAATACACTCTATCCATATAATAATGGTCTATTTGATAGCCAAATGGCGAGAATGAGTGAATATATTAAACTTAAACTAGATATCGCAGATACTGAAAAAGCCGATGCAATCCGTGATGAGCTATACTATGAGTTTGGTTCAACAATGCTTGGTATGATGCGATATCATGATATTGAGCCAAAAGAGTTTTTAGATTTTATAGATGATATTGAAATTAGTCACTTTAAACCAAATGAGAGGCTAAATAAGTATATAAATGATCTAAGAAAAGATAATCGTACTTATATTTTCACAAATGCTTCTAATTTTCATACAGATAGAGTACTAAAACAGCTTGGTTTAGAAGATAGTTTTGACGGAATTTTGACTATTGAAGATACAGGGTTAATCTCTAAGCCAAAAACAAAATATTTTGAAATAGGTAGGGATAAGTTCGATATCGACTTTACTAATGCTATTTTCTTTGAGGATTCATCACATAATCTAGTTCCAGCAAAGCATCTAGGAATGGAAACTGTATTAATCCATGCAGACGATCATAAATCAGAGGCTAATTTCTATGATAATCAAGAAATAGACTATTATGTCAAAGATGTGGAGTCTTTTTTTGAAGGTGAATATATCGCTACCAGGAAGTAA
- the galE gene encoding UDP-glucose 4-epimerase GalE: protein MNRKILVTGGTGYIGSHTVVELLSRGYEVVVVDNLSNSKISVVDRVKAITGKDFDFYQVDLLNKSNLERIFQKHKIDAVIHFAGFKAVGESVEKPLKYYHNNIQGTISLLELMQDYKVYDFVFSSSATVYGMNNEPPFTENMPLSTTNPYGASKLMLEEILKDLYNANNNFNITCLRYFNPVGAHKSGMIGEDPQGTPNNLMPYVAQVGAGKLAKLSIFGGDYETRDGTGVRDYIHVVDLAIGHILALEKLAQDRPAWRAYNLGSGNGYSVLELVKAYEKALGKEIPYQIVDRRAGDIAASFADVSKAKKELGFETKKSLDDICQDMVRWQTYVSENGI from the coding sequence GTGAATAGGAAAATATTAGTAACAGGTGGTACAGGTTATATAGGTAGTCATACTGTAGTAGAACTTCTAAGTAGAGGTTATGAAGTAGTAGTAGTAGATAATCTTTCAAATAGTAAAATATCTGTAGTAGATAGAGTTAAAGCTATCACGGGTAAAGATTTTGATTTTTATCAGGTAGATCTTCTGAATAAGTCTAATTTAGAGAGAATTTTTCAAAAGCATAAAATTGATGCTGTAATACATTTCGCTGGATTTAAAGCTGTTGGTGAGAGTGTAGAAAAGCCTTTGAAGTATTATCATAATAATATTCAAGGAACTATAAGCTTACTTGAATTGATGCAAGATTATAAGGTTTATGATTTTGTTTTTAGCTCATCAGCAACTGTTTATGGAATGAATAATGAGCCGCCATTCACAGAGAATATGCCTCTTAGTACGACAAATCCTTATGGTGCTTCAAAATTGATGTTAGAAGAAATTTTGAAAGATCTTTATAATGCTAACAATAATTTTAATATTACTTGTCTAAGATATTTTAACCCGGTAGGGGCTCATAAGAGTGGTATGATTGGCGAAGATCCTCAGGGTACTCCAAACAACCTTATGCCATATGTAGCTCAAGTTGGCGCTGGTAAGTTAGCTAAGCTTAGCATCTTTGGAGGTGATTATGAGACTAGAGATGGTACAGGTGTAAGAGATTATATTCATGTGGTAGATTTAGCGATTGGTCATATTTTAGCATTAGAAAAGCTAGCCCAGGATAGACCTGCGTGGAGAGCCTATAATTTAGGCTCAGGTAATGGCTATTCTGTGTTAGAGCTTGTTAAAGCTTATGAAAAGGCATTAGGTAAAGAAATACCATATCAAATAGTAGATAGGCGAGCAGGTGATATAGCTGCAAGTTTTGCAGATGTTTCTAAAGCTAAGAAAGAGTTAGGTTTTGAAACAAAAAAAAGTTTAGATGATATCTGTCAAGATATGGTTAGGTGGCAAACTTATGTTAGTGAGAATGGTATCTAA